The Helianthus annuus cultivar XRQ/B chromosome 16, HanXRQr2.0-SUNRISE, whole genome shotgun sequence genome includes a window with the following:
- the LOC110896006 gene encoding importin-11 isoform X4: MAALSVSDLPAMYTLLSNSLSGDEAVRKPAESTLAQSENLPGFCSCLMEVITAKDLVSQADVRLMASLYFKNSINRYWRNKRDSSGITTEEKSHLRQKLLSHLREENYQISLTLAVLISKIARIDYPKDWPELFSVLAQQLQSADVLTSHRIFMILFRTLKELSTKRLASDQRNFAEITSQFFDYSWHLWQSDMQTILNGFSSLSQITNSNASHDDLHLTCERWFLCSKIIRQLIVSGFPSDEKSLQEVPPVKEVCPLMLKAIQSLLPYYSSFGERYPKLFEFIRRACTKVMKILVAIQTRHPYSFGDQCVLPLVMDFCLNKIIDPEPEIMSFDKFLIQCISMAKIVLECKEYKPIMTGRVVDENLVTLEQRKKNISGAVAGVLTSLLPNERVVLLCNVLIRRYFVLTSSDLEEWYQNPESFHHEQDAVLWSEKLRPCAEALYIVLFHNHSQLLGPVVVSILQEAMNGCPPSVTDITSGMLLKDAAYGAAAYIYYELSNYLSFKDWFNNALSLELTNDHPNMRIIHRKVALILGQWVSEIKDDTKRPVYCALIKLLQHRDLCVRLAASRSLYFHIEDAAFSQQEFSDLLPVCWKLSFKLVEDVQEFDSKVQVLNTISVLIAYVGDIIPYANELVQFFQKSWEESSGESLLQIQLLTALKNFVVALGYKSPMCYTVLLPILVSGLDISSPDELLEDSMQLWEATISNAPSMVPQLLGYFPSLVDILERSFDHLKVAASIIEGYIILGGTEFLSLHASSVAKLFDIVVGNVNDRGLLSILPVIDVLFQCSPSDGPQLISSTLQKLMVICLTGDDRVPTSTSVKASAAAILARILVTNTNFLAQLASEQSLSMLLQNAGFSAGENILLCLVDVWLDKADNVNYVQKKTFGFALSIILTLRLPQVLDKLDQILSVCTSVILGGSEDATEDESSSDSMSSSRPQFPSKEFRRRQMKMSDPINQLSLENSVRENLQTCANLHGEAFNTAMAKIHPSALAQLKQALKMT; this comes from the exons ATGGCGGCACTGTCAGTCTCCGACTTACCGGCGATGTATACGCTGCTTTCGAATTCACTTAGTGGAGATGAAGCTGTTCGCAAGCCTGCTGAATCCACGCTTGCTCAGTCCGAGAATTTGCCAGGGTTTTGTTCTTGTTTGATG GAAGTGATAACTGCAAAGGATTTGGTATCTCAAGCGGATGTTCGTCTAATGGCGTCATTATATTTCAAGAACAGTATTAATCGGTACTGGAGGAACAAGCGTGACTCGTC GGGTATTACTACTGAGGAGAAGTCACATTTGAGGCAAAAGTTGTTGTCTCACTTGAGAGAAGAGAACTATCAG ATTTCTTTGACACTGGCCGTTCTAATCTCTAAAATAGCTCGCATCGATTATCCTAAAGATTG GCCCGAGCTGTTTTCTGTTTTAGCTCAACAACTTCAATCAGCGGATGTTTTAACATCACACAGGATCTTTATGATTCTCTTTCGGACATTGAAGGAATTATCTACCAAACGTCTTGCTTCAGACCAACGAAACTTTGCTGAG ATAACATCCCAGTTTTTCGACTACAGTTGGCATCTCTGGCAGAGTGATATGCAGACTATACTAAACGGCTTCTCTTCTCTTTCTCAAATTACAAACTCAAATGCTTCTCATGATGATCTTCATTTAACTTGTGAAAGATGGTTTCTCTGTTCAAAGATAATACGTCAGTTGATTGTTTCAGGGTTTCCCAGTGACGAAAAATCTTTACAG GAGGTTCCGCCCGTCAAGGAGGTCTGTCCGttgatgttgaaagcaattcAATCTCTCCTTCCATATT ATTCATCTTTCGGTGAACGCTATCCGAAACTTTTTGAATTTATACGGAGGGCATGCACTAAGGTGATGAAGATCTTAGTGGCAATTCAGACAAGACATCCTTATTCATTTGGTGATCAGTGTGTTCTTCCACTAGTGATGGACTTCTGTTTGAATAAGATCATAGATCCTGAACCGGAGATAATGTCGTTCGACAAGTTTCTTATTCAGTGTATCTCTATGGCTAAAATTGTTTTGGAATGCAAGGAATACAAGCCAATCATGACTGGACGTGTGGTAGACGAGAATCTGGTGACCCTTGAGCAAAGAAAGAAAAATATTTCTGGTGCTGTAGCTGGCGTACTCACATCTCTTTTGCCCAATGAAAGGGTCGTACTCTTATGTAATGTCTTGATAAGGAG GTACTTTGTACTAACGTCAAGTGATTTGGAGGAGTGGTATCAAAACCCCGAGTCTTTTCATCATGAGCAGGATGCAGTTCTTTGGTCTGAGAAACTAAGACCGTGTGCCGAAGCACTATATATTGTTTTGTTTCACAATCATAGCCAA CTGCTAGGCCCTGTTGTTGTTTCTATTCTTCAAGAGGCAATGAATGGTTGTCCTCCTTCAGTAACTGATATTACTTCAGGGATGCTTCTAAAAGATGCTGCTTATGGTGCAGCTGCTTATATCTATTATGAGCTATCAAATTATCTCAGCTTCAAGGATTG GTTTAACAATGCTTTATCATTAGAACTCACAAACGATCATCCTAACATGCGGATCATACATAGGAAAGTTGCACTTATTCTTGGTCAATGGGTTTCTGAG ATTAAAGATGATACCAAACGACCAGTCTATTGTGCGCTGATTAAGTTGTTGCAACACAGAGACTTGTGTGTCAGG TTGGCAGCATCTCGATCATTGTATTTCCATATTGAAGATGCAGCTTTCTCACAGCAAGAATTTTCTGATCTTCTCCCAGTTTGTTGGAAATTGTCTTTTAAACTGGTTGAGGATGTTCAGGAATTCGATTCCAAGGTTCAAGTTCTAAACACAATTTCTGTATTGATTGCCTATGTTGGTGACATCATTCCATACGCCAATGAATTGGTTCAGTTTTTTCAAAAG TCGTGGGAGGAATCTTCTGGTGAAAGCCTTCTGCAGATTCAGCTTTTGACAGCACTGAAGAACTTTGTAGTTGCTCTGGGTTACAAGTCCCCTATGTGCTACACTGTGCTGTTGCCCATTTTAGTAAGTGGGCTTGATATTAGTAGTCCTGATGAACTCCTTGAAGACAGCATGCAG CTATGGGAAGCCACAATTTCTAATGCCCCTTCAATGGTCCCGCAATTGCTTGGATACTTCCCAAGTCTAGTGGATATACTGGAAAGAAGTTTTGATCACTTGAAG GTTGCTGCATCTATCATTGAAGGTTATATAATTCTTGGAGGGACGGAGTTTCTAAGTTTGCATGCTTCAAGTGTTGCTAAGCTGTTTGATATTGTTGTGGGAAACGTCAATGATAGAGGCTTACTTTCTATTCTACCTGTCATTGATGTTCTGTTTCAG TGTTCTCCTTCTGATGGGCCACAGTTAATTAGCAGCACCCTTCAG AAACTGATGGTTATATGCTTAACTGGAGATGACCGTGTTCCTACGAGTACATCTGTAAAAGCATCTGCAGCTGCCATTCTGGCAAGGATTTTGGTAACAAATACCAATTTCTTGGCGCAGTTAGCATCAGAGCAATCACTTTCAATGCTCCTTCAGAATGCCGGTTTCTCCGCCGGGGAGAACATACTTCTTTGTCTCGTTGATGTATGGCTTGACAAG GCTGACAATGTGAATTATGTTCAGAAGAAGACGTTTGGATTTGCACTCTCTATAATCCTGACATTGAGGTTGCCTCAAGTACTTGATAAGTTAGATCAAATACTGAG TGTATGTACAAGTGTAATATTGGGTGGAAGTGAAGATGCAACTGAAGACGAATCTAG CAGTGATAGTATGAGCTCTAGCCGACCTCAGTTTCCGAGTAAAGAGTTCAGGAGGAGACAG ATGAAAATGTCGGACCCGATAAATCAGTTGTCACTGGAGAACTCGGTGAGGGAGAATCTTCAAACATGTGCTAACCTACATGGAGAGGCCTTCAATACTGCCATGGCTAAAATTCACCCTTCAGCACTTGCCCAACTTAAACAGGCTCTTAAAATGACATAA